A window from Pseudomonas kribbensis encodes these proteins:
- a CDS encoding DUF1615 domain-containing protein encodes MQSPRLFLSLAALLVLAGCAGQRSQEPAPRPPAEVKAQIVRLLPAKTADRQGWATDIYTAFAAQGISPTTQNLCSVLAVAEQESTFQVDPPVPGLGKIARDEIDRRAAKVHIPSLLVSGALQVRSPNGKSYSERLNAARTEKDLSAIFDDFIGMVPMGRTLFGGFNPVHTAGPMQVSIEFAEQHAKGYPYPVSGTIRHEVFTRRGGMYFGIAHLLGYPVSYREPLYRFADFNAGWYASRNAAFQNAVSRVSGVPLALDGDLIRYDSIMPGTTELAVRKLGKSLGMRNPVIREQLEKGNTLGFEETKLYQRVFELADKAEGKSLPRAVLPGIVLQSPKITRKLTTAWFAKRVDERYRRCMARD; translated from the coding sequence ATGCAAAGCCCTCGATTATTTCTCAGCCTCGCTGCGCTGTTGGTGCTGGCCGGTTGCGCCGGGCAGCGCAGCCAGGAGCCGGCCCCGCGCCCACCGGCCGAGGTCAAGGCGCAGATCGTGCGCCTGCTGCCGGCGAAAACCGCCGACCGCCAGGGCTGGGCCACGGACATCTACACCGCGTTCGCCGCCCAGGGCATCAGTCCGACCACGCAAAACCTGTGTTCGGTGCTGGCCGTCGCCGAGCAGGAATCCACCTTTCAGGTCGACCCGCCAGTGCCCGGTCTGGGCAAGATCGCCCGCGACGAGATCGACCGGCGCGCCGCCAAAGTGCACATCCCGAGCCTGTTGGTCAGTGGCGCCTTGCAGGTGCGTTCACCCAACGGCAAGAGCTACAGCGAGCGCCTGAACGCGGCACGTACCGAGAAAGACCTGAGCGCCATTTTCGATGACTTTATCGGCATGGTGCCGATGGGGCGCACGCTGTTTGGCGGCTTCAACCCGGTGCACACCGCCGGGCCGATGCAGGTCAGCATCGAATTCGCCGAGCAGCACGCCAAGGGGTATCCGTATCCGGTGAGCGGCACGATTCGCCACGAAGTGTTCACTCGCCGAGGCGGCATGTACTTCGGCATCGCCCATTTGCTGGGTTACCCAGTAAGTTATCGCGAGCCGCTGTACCGTTTTGCCGACTTCAATGCCGGGTGGTACGCCAGTCGCAATGCGGCGTTTCAGAATGCAGTCAGTCGCGTGTCGGGTGTGCCGCTGGCGCTGGATGGCGACCTGATTCGCTACGACTCGATCATGCCGGGCACCACCGAACTGGCGGTGCGCAAGCTTGGCAAGTCATTGGGCATGCGCAATCCGGTGATCCGCGAGCAACTGGAGAAGGGCAACACTCTGGGATTTGAAGAAACCAAATTATATCAACGGGTCTTCGAACTGGCGGACAAGGCAGAAGGCAAATCGTTGCCCCGAGCGGTGCTGCCGGGGATTGTCCTGCAGAGCCCGAAGATCACCCGCAAGCTCACCACCGCGTGGTTCGCCAAACGGGTCGACGAGCGCTATCGGCGTTGCATGGCCCGGGACTGA
- a CDS encoding FAD-dependent monooxygenase, with amino-acid sequence MNRSDVLIIGAGPTGLVLALWLSKLGVRVRILDKTSGPRTTSRALAVQARTLELYRQLDLAEAVVRNGHRVAAANFWVKGKPVAQLPLNRIGEGLTPYAFLEIYPQDEHERLLIDRLEDYDVTVERNTTLESFTENGDGLTAHLRLPDGEQEICQACYLAGCDGARSVVRKTLDTGFPGGTYQQIFYVADVKASGPALNGELHLDLDEADFLAVFPLGGEGRARLIGTVRDERADRAETLEFSDVSSRAIEHLNVHIEDVNWFSTYRVHHRVADHFRKGRAFLLGDAAHVHSPAGGQGMNTGIGDAINLAWKLAAVLGGAATPKLLDSYETERIAFARRLVSTTDKVFSFVTAEGRMADLLRTRLAPFVIPKMASFETSREFLFRTVSQITVNYRGMALSEGVAGHVHGGDRLPWAHDGEGDNYEPLRNPCWQVHVYGDTSDEMIAWCNEHHLPLHVFDWRPAFETAGLGRNGFYLLRPDTYVAIADNSADPKVIERYFRDHGVRPFFA; translated from the coding sequence ATGAACCGCAGTGACGTTCTGATCATCGGCGCAGGCCCCACCGGACTGGTACTGGCCCTGTGGCTGAGCAAACTGGGCGTGCGCGTGCGCATCCTCGACAAGACCTCCGGCCCCCGCACCACCTCACGGGCGCTGGCGGTGCAGGCGCGAACGCTTGAGCTGTACCGGCAACTGGACCTCGCCGAAGCCGTGGTGCGCAACGGGCACCGGGTGGCGGCGGCGAATTTCTGGGTCAAGGGCAAACCCGTTGCGCAACTGCCGCTCAACCGCATCGGCGAAGGCCTGACGCCTTACGCCTTCCTGGAAATCTACCCGCAGGACGAACACGAACGACTGCTGATCGACCGCCTCGAAGACTACGATGTGACCGTCGAACGCAACACGACGCTGGAGAGTTTCACGGAAAACGGCGACGGCCTCACCGCGCATTTGCGTCTGCCGGATGGCGAGCAGGAGATCTGTCAGGCCTGCTACCTGGCCGGTTGTGACGGCGCCCGGTCGGTGGTGCGCAAGACCCTCGACACCGGTTTCCCCGGTGGCACCTATCAACAGATCTTTTACGTCGCCGACGTAAAGGCCAGCGGCCCGGCGCTCAACGGCGAATTGCATCTGGATCTGGATGAGGCGGACTTTCTCGCGGTGTTCCCGCTGGGCGGCGAAGGTCGCGCACGACTGATCGGCACCGTGCGCGACGAACGTGCGGATCGTGCCGAAACCCTGGAGTTTTCCGATGTCAGCAGCCGCGCGATCGAACACTTGAACGTGCACATCGAAGACGTCAACTGGTTCTCCACTTACCGCGTGCATCACCGGGTGGCGGATCACTTTCGCAAGGGCCGGGCGTTTCTGCTTGGCGACGCGGCCCACGTGCACAGCCCCGCCGGCGGTCAAGGCATGAACACCGGCATCGGCGATGCGATCAACCTGGCCTGGAAACTCGCGGCGGTGCTCGGCGGCGCAGCCACGCCAAAGCTGCTCGACAGCTACGAAACCGAACGCATCGCCTTCGCCCGGCGCCTGGTGTCGACTACCGACAAGGTCTTCAGCTTCGTCACCGCCGAAGGGCGAATGGCCGACCTGTTGCGCACACGGCTGGCACCGTTCGTGATCCCGAAAATGGCCTCATTCGAGACCAGCCGCGAATTCCTGTTTCGCACGGTGTCGCAAATCACCGTCAACTATCGGGGCATGGCGTTGAGCGAAGGCGTGGCCGGGCACGTCCACGGCGGCGACCGTTTACCGTGGGCCCATGATGGCGAGGGGGACAATTACGAACCGCTGCGCAACCCGTGCTGGCAGGTGCATGTGTACGGCGACACCAGCGACGAGATGATCGCCTGGTGCAATGAGCATCACTTACCGCTGCACGTGTTCGACTGGCGCCCGGCGTTTGAAACGGCGGGACTGGGGCGCAACGGCTTTTACCTGCTGCGCCCGGATACGTACGTGGCGATTGCCGACAACAGCGCGGATCCGAAGGTGATCGAACGGTATTTTCGGGACCATGGGGTCCGGCCGTTTTTTGCTTGA
- a CDS encoding NUDIX hydrolase yields the protein MYKGIFKHVLLTLAILYLYDLTFKTSEFYFQLIGALIVNVLFWDLTTKRYLTKFSAPFTLIWKWKAKIFLTDPSPQNLTKLKEFFKRWILKDDSLTREFIDGLSDKSAAALVITLQGEKDIKQSSSLKFSDFKTAVSKASKWHEYRRFLLKKATSDFPSTQKIVESLPPLSDYVIGDDLKLVSDDVFSKKLDDTDNEVIHIFTTTSQLSSDFITTISNHKEDIKTLHFYICSPYIDTHKSLLDLKQEYENPAFTRQWGQFVDHADYGVNIEADMIRRMIKILGAIRELSKLSKDLNIELHLFTERYPGVKIKMLEQQGYAQIQPGPLTYANNIYRFAVDVVQYDQIKTLKEDLKNFRESNQVETIKLDSTSRKAITEQAIKEMCQWLYTQGFTSKELSSSQKRIRDTAKDPESDKIINDISRTLLKVSELLKTGDQVSEIKSPDGTVTHFSVALMIEQNKEILLIKKSDSFYQEKYSIVAGHVNRHETPVEAIHREVYEELGVTLTSPQLIAPAFLLDDACRHGGNRHLWFVFKAQLTSQNFILDSSEISYTKFVPVEKLSGYTDKLTPGALGVLKQLGYLS from the coding sequence GTGTATAAAGGAATTTTCAAACATGTATTGCTTACACTCGCAATACTTTACCTATACGACCTTACCTTCAAAACATCAGAATTTTACTTTCAGCTTATCGGCGCACTCATTGTAAACGTTCTTTTCTGGGACCTTACAACTAAACGCTACCTGACAAAATTCAGCGCCCCCTTCACGCTTATCTGGAAATGGAAAGCAAAAATCTTTCTCACCGATCCAAGCCCGCAAAACCTCACAAAACTCAAAGAATTTTTCAAACGCTGGATTCTCAAAGATGACAGCCTCACACGCGAATTCATTGACGGGCTTTCTGACAAATCAGCCGCAGCACTGGTGATTACCCTACAAGGTGAGAAAGATATAAAACAATCGAGTTCACTTAAATTTTCAGACTTCAAAACAGCCGTCAGCAAAGCTTCGAAATGGCACGAATATCGGCGTTTTCTTCTTAAAAAAGCGACGTCCGACTTCCCTTCTACCCAAAAAATCGTAGAGTCGTTGCCCCCCCTTTCCGACTATGTGATTGGTGACGACCTAAAGCTCGTATCAGATGACGTATTCTCGAAAAAGCTTGACGATACCGACAACGAAGTCATTCACATCTTCACAACAACTTCACAACTTTCCTCTGACTTCATCACCACCATTTCCAATCACAAGGAAGATATTAAAACTCTGCATTTTTATATCTGCAGCCCCTACATTGATACTCACAAATCTCTGCTTGACCTCAAACAGGAATATGAAAACCCTGCGTTCACCAGACAGTGGGGCCAATTTGTTGACCACGCAGATTACGGTGTAAACATTGAAGCTGACATGATCCGCAGGATGATCAAGATTCTCGGTGCCATTCGCGAACTGTCCAAGCTTTCGAAGGACCTGAACATCGAGTTGCACCTCTTCACTGAACGTTATCCCGGCGTGAAAATAAAAATGCTGGAGCAGCAGGGTTATGCACAAATTCAGCCCGGACCTCTGACTTACGCCAACAACATCTACCGATTTGCAGTGGATGTTGTGCAGTACGATCAGATAAAAACCTTAAAAGAAGACTTGAAAAACTTCCGCGAAAGCAATCAAGTAGAAACAATCAAACTCGACAGCACGTCAAGAAAAGCCATCACCGAACAAGCCATAAAAGAAATGTGCCAATGGCTGTACACACAAGGTTTTACATCAAAAGAGCTTTCCAGCTCACAAAAAAGAATAAGGGACACCGCCAAGGATCCTGAATCGGACAAAATAATTAATGACATCTCGCGCACTCTGTTAAAAGTTTCCGAACTCCTAAAGACCGGCGATCAAGTTAGTGAAATCAAGTCACCTGATGGGACAGTCACTCACTTCTCCGTAGCTCTGATGATCGAACAAAACAAAGAAATACTGTTAATAAAAAAATCCGACAGCTTCTATCAGGAAAAATACAGCATTGTCGCCGGGCACGTGAATCGACATGAAACCCCAGTAGAGGCTATCCACAGAGAAGTTTATGAAGAATTGGGTGTTACCCTGACTTCACCTCAACTGATTGCACCGGCGTTTTTACTTGACGACGCCTGCCGTCACGGGGGCAATAGACATCTATGGTTTGTATTCAAGGCTCAACTGACCAGTCAAAACTTCATTCTCGACAGTTCCGAAATCAGTTACACCAAGTTTGTTCCAGTCGAGAAGCTTTCAGGCTACACAGACAAACTCACCCCCGGCGCACTCGGCGTACTCAAGCAACTGGGCTATCTGTCATGA
- a CDS encoding dCTP deaminase, translating to MSVLSDADILQAQNGAELEIIDFDVQCLRSSSYLLRLHDRLLVRDSAPVVIDSRSTDTASLFSEVTIPAEGYVLEPGKLYLASSVERLRLGHNLCADMGLLSCYARIGLNLNFGSNFVAATFGMGIASRLTLEIINLSHDRIRIYPGVKFCHLRFHQQLSPSSSPYSGIYAAGEQTLPTNFNLKPAR from the coding sequence GTGAGTGTTTTGAGTGACGCCGATATTCTGCAAGCACAGAACGGTGCGGAGCTGGAAATCATCGATTTCGATGTTCAATGCCTGCGCTCGTCCAGCTATCTGCTTCGGTTGCACGACCGATTGCTGGTTCGCGATTCCGCGCCGGTCGTCATCGACAGCCGCTCAACGGACACGGCTTCCTTATTCAGCGAAGTCACGATACCGGCCGAAGGTTATGTGTTGGAGCCCGGAAAACTTTACCTGGCTTCATCGGTGGAAAGGCTGCGGTTGGGGCACAACCTGTGTGCCGATATGGGTCTGCTGTCGTGCTATGCCCGCATTGGACTGAATCTGAATTTCGGTTCCAATTTCGTGGCAGCCACTTTCGGCATGGGCATCGCCTCAAGGCTGACACTGGAAATCATCAACCTGTCTCACGACCGCATTCGAATCTATCCCGGTGTCAAGTTCTGCCACTTGCGATTCCATCAACAGCTTTCTCCTAGCAGCTCCCCGTATTCGGGTATTTATGCGGCTGGAGAACAGACACTGCCAACGAACTTCAACCTCAAACCGGCGCGATAA
- the hemB gene encoding porphobilinogen synthase, which translates to MSSQFPEARPRRLRRNASLRSLFQETEFSLNDLVLPIFVEEEIDDFVPIKSMPGVMRIPERKLASEIERYARAGIKSVMTFGVSHHLDANGSDTWRENGLVSRMSRIAKDAVPEMIVMSDTCFCEYTDHGHCGVMHNHEVDNDQTLINLGKQAVAAARAGADVIAPSAAMDGQVRAIRRALDDAGFTQIPIMAYSTKFASALYGPFREAGGSALKGDRKSYQMNPMNRREALRESLLDEQEGADALMVKPAGAYLDIIRDIREASNLPLSAYQVSGEYAMIKFGAQAGAIDEDRVVRESLGAIKRAGADLIFTYFAMDLALAGI; encoded by the coding sequence ATGTCCAGTCAGTTCCCCGAAGCACGTCCACGCCGTCTGCGCCGCAATGCGAGCCTGCGCAGCCTGTTCCAGGAAACCGAGTTTTCGCTCAACGATCTGGTACTGCCGATCTTCGTCGAAGAAGAAATCGATGACTTCGTGCCGATCAAGAGCATGCCCGGCGTGATGCGCATTCCGGAGCGCAAACTGGCCAGCGAGATCGAGCGTTACGCCCGTGCCGGGATCAAGTCGGTGATGACCTTCGGCGTGTCCCATCACCTGGACGCCAACGGCAGCGACACCTGGCGCGAAAACGGGCTGGTGTCGCGCATGTCGCGGATCGCCAAGGACGCGGTGCCGGAAATGATCGTGATGTCCGACACCTGCTTCTGCGAGTACACCGACCACGGCCATTGCGGCGTGATGCACAACCATGAAGTCGACAACGACCAGACCCTGATCAACCTCGGCAAGCAAGCCGTGGCTGCCGCCCGTGCCGGTGCCGATGTGATCGCGCCGTCGGCGGCGATGGACGGCCAGGTGCGGGCGATTCGCCGGGCGCTGGACGATGCCGGCTTCACGCAGATTCCGATCATGGCTTACTCGACCAAATTCGCCTCGGCGCTCTACGGCCCGTTCCGCGAGGCCGGTGGCAGCGCGCTGAAAGGCGACCGCAAAAGCTATCAGATGAACCCGATGAACCGCCGTGAAGCCCTGCGCGAATCGTTGCTCGACGAGCAGGAAGGCGCCGATGCGCTGATGGTCAAACCGGCCGGCGCGTACCTCGACATCATCCGTGACATCCGTGAAGCCTCGAACCTGCCGTTATCGGCGTATCAGGTCAGCGGCGAGTACGCGATGATCAAGTTCGGCGCCCAGGCCGGGGCCATCGACGAAGATCGCGTGGTGCGCGAAAGCCTCGGTGCGATCAAGCGCGCCGGTGCGGATCTGATCTTCACTTACTTTGCGATGGACCTGGCCCTGGCCGGGATCTGA
- a CDS encoding glutathione S-transferase family protein, which translates to MTDLSAFPITQKWPAQYPDWIQLYSLPTPNGVKVSIMLEEIGLPYEPHRVGFDTNDQMSPEFLSLNPNNKIPAILDPHGPEDKPLPLFESGAILIYLADKSGQLLAQEGALRYETIQWLMFQMGGIGPMFGQLGFFNKFAGKDYEDKRPRDRYVDESKRLLSVLNTRLEGRDWIMGERYTIADIATFPWVRNLIGFYEAGDLVGIKDFPNVTRVLERFLARPAVVRGLTIPS; encoded by the coding sequence ATGACCGATCTGTCCGCGTTCCCGATCACCCAGAAGTGGCCGGCGCAGTACCCTGACTGGATTCAGCTCTATTCCCTGCCGACCCCCAACGGCGTCAAGGTCTCGATCATGCTCGAAGAGATCGGTCTGCCCTACGAGCCGCACCGCGTGGGCTTTGACACCAACGACCAGATGTCCCCGGAGTTCCTGTCACTGAACCCGAACAACAAGATCCCGGCGATCCTCGACCCCCACGGCCCCGAGGACAAACCGCTGCCGTTGTTCGAGTCCGGCGCGATCCTGATTTACCTCGCCGACAAAAGCGGCCAGTTGCTGGCCCAGGAAGGCGCGCTGCGCTACGAAACCATTCAGTGGCTGATGTTCCAGATGGGCGGCATCGGCCCGATGTTCGGCCAGCTCGGTTTCTTCAACAAGTTCGCCGGCAAGGATTACGAAGACAAGCGTCCCCGCGACCGCTACGTCGACGAAAGCAAACGCCTGCTCAGCGTCCTCAACACCCGCCTCGAAGGACGTGACTGGATCATGGGCGAACGCTACACCATCGCCGACATCGCCACGTTTCCGTGGGTTCGCAACCTGATCGGGTTCTACGAGGCGGGCGATCTGGTCGGCATCAAGGACTTCCCGAACGTCACCCGGGTGCTGGAGCGCTTTCTGGCGCGGCCGGCGGTGGTGCGCGGTTTGACCATCCCTTCATAA